One region of Acidimicrobiales bacterium genomic DNA includes:
- a CDS encoding SDR family NAD(P)-dependent oxidoreductase, translating into MSGPPPLEVAGSVAVVTGGANGIGRGVVRALLEADATVVVADVEQDVMDTTVAALSASHPGRVSGILTDVSDDASVEALADQVFAVHGQCNLLFNNAGVGSGGGGRVWMHEPNDWRWCYGVNVFGVAHGIMAFVPRMLESGEPGHIVNTSSGDGGFAPVPTAALYASSKAAVSCMTESLDHHLRQDSGVMGASVFYPSGGLMDTGLFTSQRNRPLELERVRGSTGRASMTFTEMKDRLEKAGRTVKVADLDELGRFVVECVARRQYVIGRELERTVELLHTRADAIGRFEMPPPHDMGL; encoded by the coding sequence TTGAGCGGGCCCCCACCGCTGGAGGTCGCCGGCTCGGTCGCCGTCGTCACCGGTGGGGCCAACGGCATTGGGCGGGGGGTCGTCCGGGCCCTGCTGGAAGCCGACGCCACGGTGGTCGTGGCCGACGTCGAGCAGGACGTGATGGACACCACGGTGGCCGCCCTGTCGGCGTCCCACCCGGGGCGGGTGTCGGGGATCCTGACCGACGTGTCCGATGACGCCTCGGTCGAGGCGTTGGCCGACCAGGTATTCGCCGTGCACGGCCAGTGCAACCTGTTGTTCAACAACGCTGGCGTCGGGTCGGGTGGCGGCGGCCGTGTCTGGATGCACGAGCCCAACGACTGGCGCTGGTGCTACGGCGTCAACGTGTTCGGGGTGGCCCACGGCATCATGGCCTTTGTGCCCCGGATGCTGGAGTCGGGCGAGCCGGGGCACATCGTGAACACCTCGTCGGGTGACGGGGGCTTCGCTCCGGTACCGACGGCGGCCCTCTACGCCTCTAGCAAAGCCGCAGTGAGTTGCATGACCGAGTCGCTGGACCACCACCTCCGTCAGGATTCCGGGGTCATGGGGGCATCGGTCTTCTACCCGTCGGGCGGGCTCATGGACACCGGCCTGTTCACCTCTCAGAGGAACCGGCCGCTGGAGTTGGAGCGGGTCCGGGGGAGCACCGGTCGGGCAAGCATGACGTTCACCGAGATGAAGGACCGCCTGGAGAAGGCCGGTCGGACCGTGAAGGTTGCCGACCTAGACGAGCTCGGCCGCTTTGTCGTGGAGTGCGTGGCCCGGCGCCAGTACGTGATCGGCCGAGAGCTAGAACGGACGGTCGAGCTGCTCCACACCCGAGCCGACGCCATCGGCCGCTTCGAGATGCCCCCACCCCACGACATGGGCCTCTGA
- a CDS encoding SDR family oxidoreductase has translation MTIAIDHTGRNALVTGAGAGIGREVARWLARAGAAVAVNDLVGDRAEAVVAEITAEGGRAVALPADCRDDEAVDALVDATVDRLGGLDLAVNNVGMLPPGRRPRPFVEYGGDDWRDIVGQNLIQAALCGRAEAAVMAGTGGGSILFVTSGETTRPAPYNAAYAAAKAAVNHLVTTMAVELGPEEIRVNAIAPGTTLTETVAAAFTEERMAALVAATPLRRMVEHDELARLAVFLCSDLARCITGQFLLADAGAFLSRSRPANNEGLAVSLEGAHAR, from the coding sequence ATGACCATCGCCATCGACCACACCGGACGCAACGCCCTGGTGACCGGAGCCGGGGCCGGTATCGGACGGGAGGTCGCCCGCTGGCTGGCTCGGGCCGGAGCCGCGGTGGCCGTCAACGACCTGGTCGGCGACCGGGCCGAGGCCGTGGTGGCGGAGATCACCGCCGAGGGCGGGCGGGCCGTGGCGCTGCCCGCCGACTGCCGGGACGACGAAGCGGTCGACGCCCTGGTCGATGCGACCGTCGACCGGCTAGGCGGCCTGGACCTGGCCGTCAACAACGTCGGGATGCTCCCCCCGGGACGACGACCCCGGCCGTTCGTGGAATACGGAGGCGACGACTGGCGGGACATCGTCGGCCAGAACCTGATCCAGGCTGCACTGTGCGGGCGGGCCGAAGCGGCGGTGATGGCCGGGACGGGCGGGGGATCCATCCTGTTCGTGACGTCCGGAGAGACCACCCGTCCGGCGCCCTACAACGCGGCCTATGCAGCGGCCAAGGCAGCGGTGAACCACCTGGTGACCACCATGGCCGTCGAGTTGGGCCCCGAAGAGATCCGGGTGAACGCCATCGCCCCAGGGACCACCCTCACCGAAACGGTGGCCGCCGCCTTCACCGAGGAACGCATGGCCGCCCTGGTGGCTGCCACCCCGCTGCGGCGCATGGTCGAGCACGACGAGCTGGCCCGCCTGGCCGTGTTCTTGTGCAGCGACCTGGCCCGGTGCATTACCGGCCAGTTTCTCCTGGCCGATGCTGGGGCGTTCCTGTCTCGAAGCCGGCCGGCCAACAACGAGGGGCTGGCTGTCTCGTTGGAGGGCGCGCACGCCCGCTAA